One stretch of Bremerella cremea DNA includes these proteins:
- a CDS encoding DNA translocase FtsK translates to MFEERSIQRDIFAIGLSALTIFLALSLLSYRAEDAIGELPAPLSNFYQPDQVIYPQPQVVHNLCGGIGALVADFLLVSLGIGAYFAVISLGTLDVVLLLRREITSPAVRLLGWLATLAGITTLVTIIAPSASPGPISGSGGKIGLVGQQFLSEHFATTGSVILCLTVIACGLLLCTEYELVRITVWGVSKAKEKTQAGAAAWKSRRERLAEEKRAKLRAEFGLDGEEGEVEEDTVVDEKGVRIKIGGRQVKTDVDEEITFEDGEKVLSGEEEADEEEGEEEEAEEEIDEEVEEELDEEEIDDEVPITRVDKPEDASSLSVKSRKSKKQQQDDDRKSVMSELDSAADGRANPKNYELPPIELLIESDDFSFDEQEREVRQKAKVLEKTFLNFGFNVKVVEIETGPVIAQYEVELEAGLRLSKITGLADDLAIALRVPSVRIVAPIPGKNTVGIEVPNEERQMVRLREVMEEASGRMNKMKIPIFLGKDVSGNSLAVDLAAMPHLLIAGRTGTGKSVCLNALITSILMTRRPDEVRMLMIDPKMVELSCYRTLPHLMHPVVTDMKKAEAILAWAVEKMEERYQLLAQVGVRHLSAFNTLGEEEIWDRMGCEDEGERNNVATHLPYIVIVADEIADMMMTAGKEVEQHIIRLAQKSRAVGIHLILATQKPTVDVITGLIKSNLPARISFQVASRTDSRVVLDEMGADKLLGNGDMLFLWPGTSTLMRGQGTYLSDEEINRVVEFVSTGEQDFVKELVQLKVEDGATADPAKMKKRDELYEAAVDVIVAEQRGSVSLLQRALGVGYGRGARLIDFMAEDGIVGPYNGSQAREVVITPEEWELMKSGQSAPTEVEPEPVAAAPKAKRSNKIRPHVPEEEEEEEEIDEEIEEEYEEEEYEEEVGEEEYEEDEEAEYEEEEYEEDDDDEYLEESA, encoded by the coding sequence ATGTTCGAAGAACGAAGTATTCAGCGAGATATTTTCGCCATAGGGTTGTCCGCGCTGACAATCTTCTTGGCGTTGTCGCTGCTTTCGTACCGTGCCGAAGACGCGATTGGCGAATTGCCTGCACCGCTGTCGAATTTCTATCAGCCCGATCAGGTCATCTATCCTCAGCCACAAGTGGTTCACAACTTATGTGGCGGCATTGGTGCTTTGGTGGCTGACTTTCTGCTGGTCTCACTAGGCATTGGGGCCTACTTTGCGGTAATTAGCCTCGGCACGCTCGATGTGGTGCTGCTCTTGCGGCGCGAGATCACCTCGCCGGCAGTTCGCCTTTTAGGTTGGCTGGCGACCTTGGCGGGAATAACCACGCTGGTCACCATCATCGCTCCGTCGGCCTCGCCGGGGCCGATCAGCGGTTCTGGCGGCAAAATAGGGTTGGTCGGGCAACAGTTCCTCAGCGAACACTTTGCTACCACTGGTAGTGTGATTCTTTGCTTGACCGTGATTGCATGTGGCTTGCTGCTTTGCACCGAGTACGAACTGGTGCGCATCACGGTATGGGGCGTGTCCAAGGCCAAAGAGAAAACGCAAGCCGGGGCTGCCGCCTGGAAGAGTCGCCGCGAACGCCTGGCGGAAGAAAAGCGGGCCAAACTACGAGCCGAGTTCGGCTTAGATGGGGAAGAAGGGGAGGTAGAAGAAGACACTGTAGTTGACGAAAAGGGAGTGCGCATCAAGATCGGTGGACGTCAGGTAAAGACCGACGTCGACGAAGAGATCACGTTTGAAGATGGCGAAAAAGTCCTGAGTGGTGAAGAGGAGGCCGACGAAGAAGAAGGGGAAGAGGAGGAAGCGGAAGAAGAGATCGACGAAGAAGTCGAAGAGGAACTGGACGAAGAAGAAATCGACGACGAAGTGCCGATCACACGGGTCGATAAGCCGGAAGATGCCTCGTCTCTGTCGGTCAAATCACGCAAAAGTAAGAAGCAGCAGCAAGACGACGACCGCAAGTCGGTAATGAGCGAACTAGACAGCGCCGCCGACGGTCGGGCCAATCCAAAGAACTACGAACTGCCACCAATCGAACTGTTGATCGAGAGCGACGATTTCTCGTTCGACGAACAAGAACGCGAAGTTCGTCAGAAGGCCAAAGTCCTTGAGAAAACGTTCCTCAATTTCGGCTTCAACGTGAAAGTGGTCGAAATCGAAACAGGCCCGGTGATTGCCCAGTACGAAGTTGAACTGGAAGCGGGTCTGCGACTTTCGAAGATCACGGGCCTGGCCGACGACCTGGCGATTGCTCTGCGCGTTCCCAGCGTGCGTATCGTCGCGCCGATCCCAGGCAAGAACACCGTCGGGATCGAAGTTCCTAACGAGGAACGTCAGATGGTGCGCCTGCGGGAAGTGATGGAAGAAGCCAGCGGCCGCATGAACAAGATGAAGATTCCGATCTTCCTGGGTAAGGACGTGTCGGGTAATTCGTTGGCGGTCGACCTGGCCGCGATGCCTCACCTGCTGATCGCCGGTCGTACTGGTACCGGTAAGTCGGTTTGTTTGAACGCGCTGATCACGTCGATCCTCATGACACGTCGCCCGGACGAAGTGCGGATGCTGATGATCGACCCGAAGATGGTGGAACTCAGTTGCTATCGCACGCTGCCTCACTTGATGCACCCGGTGGTAACCGACATGAAGAAGGCCGAAGCGATCTTGGCTTGGGCCGTCGAGAAGATGGAAGAACGGTATCAGCTTCTAGCCCAGGTCGGCGTGCGTCACTTGAGCGCGTTCAACACCCTCGGCGAAGAAGAAATCTGGGACCGCATGGGCTGCGAAGACGAAGGGGAACGGAACAACGTCGCGACTCACTTGCCGTACATCGTGATCGTAGCGGACGAAATCGCCGACATGATGATGACCGCCGGGAAAGAAGTCGAGCAGCATATTATTCGTTTGGCTCAGAAATCGCGTGCGGTCGGTATTCACCTGATTCTGGCGACGCAAAAGCCGACCGTGGACGTTATCACCGGTTTGATCAAGTCCAACCTGCCGGCACGTATTTCATTCCAAGTCGCCAGTCGCACCGACAGCCGCGTTGTGCTCGATGAAATGGGGGCCGACAAGCTGCTGGGTAATGGTGACATGCTGTTCCTCTGGCCTGGCACCTCGACCTTAATGCGTGGTCAGGGTACGTACCTCAGCGACGAAGAGATCAACCGAGTCGTCGAATTCGTCAGTACCGGCGAACAAGACTTCGTCAAGGAACTGGTCCAACTGAAGGTCGAAGACGGCGCCACCGCCGACCCGGCCAAGATGAAGAAGCGAGACGAACTGTACGAAGCGGCCGTCGACGTGATCGTGGCCGAGCAACGCGGCAGTGTGTCGCTGCTGCAGCGTGCCCTAGGTGTGGGGTACGGACGTGGTGCTCGCCTGATCGACTTCATGGCCGAAGATGGCATCGTCGGCCCATATAACGGTTCCCAAGCCCGCGAAGTGGTCATCACGCCGGAAGAGTGGGAATTGATGAAGTCAGGCCAATCGGCTCCAACCGAAGTCGAGCCAGAGCCGGTCGCCGCCGCGCCAAAAGCGAAACGCTCGAACAAAATCAGGCCGCACGTCCCTGAGGAGGAAGAGGAAGAAGAGGAAATCGACGAAGAGATTGAGGAGGAGTACGAGGAAGAGGAATACGAAGAAGAGGTGGGGGAGGAAGAGTACGAAGAGGATGAGGAAGCGGAATATGAAGAGGAAGAGTATGAAGAAGATGATGACGACGAGTATTTAGAGGAAAGCGCTTGA
- a CDS encoding SDR family oxidoreductase: MTDVSIPLPKCQPLKILTGQKAIVTGGSSGIGKAVAIALGEAGADVVVNYHSNEEEANNVAQTITSAGSQALVVGADVSQEDQVQSMFRQAIDKFGTVDILVANAGLQQDAPLDEMTLKQWEKVISVNLTGQFLCAREAVREFKRRGVVEKVSCAAGKIICMSSVHEIIPWAGHVNYAASKGGIMQMMRTIAQEVAPFRIRVNSICPGAIRTPINSQAWNTQEAYNSLMKLVPYNRIGEPEDIGRAAAWLASDQADYITGASLLVDGGMCLYPGFAHGG, from the coding sequence ATGACCGACGTAAGCATTCCTCTTCCCAAATGCCAACCCCTCAAGATTCTCACCGGCCAGAAAGCGATTGTCACCGGGGGAAGCTCAGGGATCGGTAAAGCGGTGGCCATTGCCTTGGGCGAGGCTGGTGCAGACGTTGTGGTCAACTATCACAGCAACGAAGAAGAAGCGAACAACGTCGCGCAAACGATCACTTCAGCCGGATCACAAGCCTTGGTCGTGGGGGCAGATGTCTCGCAGGAAGACCAAGTGCAAAGCATGTTCCGACAGGCCATCGATAAGTTTGGCACCGTCGATATTTTGGTCGCCAACGCCGGTCTGCAACAAGATGCCCCACTCGACGAGATGACGCTCAAGCAGTGGGAAAAGGTTATCTCCGTGAATCTAACCGGGCAATTTCTCTGTGCTCGAGAAGCAGTCCGAGAATTTAAACGCCGCGGGGTGGTCGAGAAAGTTTCGTGCGCTGCCGGTAAGATCATCTGCATGAGTTCCGTGCACGAGATCATTCCTTGGGCAGGCCACGTGAACTATGCCGCCTCGAAAGGAGGCATCATGCAGATGATGCGCACCATCGCCCAGGAAGTCGCTCCGTTTCGTATTCGCGTGAATAGCATTTGCCCTGGGGCAATTCGAACACCGATCAACTCGCAGGCCTGGAACACGCAAGAGGCTTACAATTCGCTCATGAAACTGGTTCCCTACAATCGGATCGGCGAGCCCGAAGATATCGGTCGAGCTGCCGCTTGGTTAGCTTCTGATCAAGCAGATTACATTACCGGAGCAAGCCTATTGGTCGACGGCGGGATGTGCCTTTACCCTGGCTTCGCGCACGGTGGCTAA
- the cimA gene encoding citramalate synthase, producing the protein MKKIEIYDTTLRDGAQGEGVSFSLQDKLAITQRLDEIGVDFIEGGYPLSNEKDAEYFRRVQELDLKQIKVCAFGMTRRKGMEAKDDPGMQALLNSGAPVVTIVGKTHDFHVTDVLRVSLEENLAMISDSIGLMVAEGREAIYDAEHFFDGWKANPEYAAQTIQAAAKAGARMVVLCDTNGGSLPEEVAELVQAALSALAEYNVSVGIHTHNDGDLAVANALAAVDAGALQIQGTINGFGERCGNADLISCVANLALKKKGYEVLGGDGLDHLTELSRFVYDTANVNRRNNQAFVGQSAFAHKGGMHVHAVNRAASSYEHISPELVGNERRVLVSELSGRSNIMALTTKMNIEQDREVMDKILARVVELENKGFQFEAADASFELLVRKILGTFTPHFETLKYHVEIEDFVLRQDMELTTEATIKLNVNGQQKHEVGEGDGPIDALSAALRKALDVVFPNLKRMKLVDYKVRVVNSEAGTAARTRVQIECSDEHDVWGTIGVSENIIQASWNALVDAVEYKLHKDESGSGSSPKKEVAATN; encoded by the coding sequence ATGAAGAAGATTGAAATTTACGACACGACCCTGCGTGATGGAGCCCAAGGGGAAGGCGTTAGCTTTTCTTTGCAGGACAAGCTGGCGATCACTCAGCGTCTGGACGAAATTGGTGTCGACTTCATCGAAGGAGGCTACCCGCTTTCTAATGAGAAAGATGCGGAGTACTTCCGTCGCGTGCAGGAATTAGACCTGAAGCAAATCAAGGTCTGCGCTTTCGGGATGACACGCCGCAAAGGGATGGAAGCCAAAGACGATCCCGGCATGCAAGCCCTGCTCAATTCGGGCGCACCGGTGGTGACGATTGTCGGCAAAACGCACGACTTCCATGTGACCGACGTGCTGCGGGTTTCGTTGGAAGAAAACCTGGCGATGATCTCTGATTCGATCGGCCTGATGGTGGCCGAAGGGCGCGAAGCCATTTACGACGCCGAGCATTTCTTTGACGGTTGGAAAGCAAACCCTGAATACGCCGCCCAAACCATTCAAGCCGCTGCCAAAGCGGGCGCGCGGATGGTGGTGCTATGCGATACCAACGGCGGCAGCCTGCCGGAAGAAGTGGCCGAGCTCGTTCAAGCGGCACTGTCCGCGTTGGCTGAGTACAACGTATCGGTAGGCATTCATACCCATAACGACGGCGACCTGGCCGTGGCCAATGCACTTGCGGCTGTCGATGCCGGAGCCTTACAAATCCAAGGCACCATCAATGGCTTCGGCGAACGCTGTGGTAACGCCGACTTGATCTCGTGCGTGGCGAACTTGGCCCTGAAAAAGAAAGGGTACGAGGTGCTAGGTGGCGATGGCCTCGATCACCTGACCGAGTTGTCTCGTTTCGTGTATGACACGGCGAACGTCAATCGGCGTAACAATCAGGCTTTCGTCGGACAAAGTGCCTTCGCTCATAAAGGGGGGATGCACGTTCATGCCGTGAATCGGGCAGCCTCCAGCTACGAACATATCTCGCCGGAATTGGTCGGTAACGAACGTCGCGTGCTGGTGAGCGAGCTTTCTGGACGCTCGAACATCATGGCCCTAACCACCAAGATGAATATCGAGCAAGATCGCGAAGTCATGGATAAAATCTTGGCTCGTGTGGTGGAATTAGAAAACAAAGGGTTCCAGTTTGAAGCGGCAGATGCTTCCTTCGAACTGCTGGTTCGCAAGATCTTGGGCACCTTCACCCCACATTTCGAGACCCTCAAGTATCACGTCGAGATCGAAGATTTCGTGCTTCGCCAAGATATGGAGCTGACCACGGAGGCGACGATCAAACTGAACGTCAACGGTCAGCAGAAGCATGAGGTTGGAGAAGGGGATGGGCCGATTGACGCTTTGAGCGCAGCCCTGCGTAAGGCGCTGGATGTCGTCTTCCCTAATCTCAAACGGATGAAGTTGGTCGACTACAAAGTCCGCGTGGTCAATAGCGAGGCCGGCACCGCTGCCCGCACACGCGTGCAGATCGAATGCAGCGACGAACATGATGTGTGGGGAACGATTGGCGTGAGCGAAAACATCATTCAAGCCAGTTGGAATGCCCTGGTCGACGCAGTCGAATACAAATTGCATAAAGACGAGTCAGGCTCCGGTTCTTCCCCCAAAAAGGAAGTGGCCGCGACGAATTAA
- a CDS encoding BLUF domain-containing protein, whose translation MLKQVLYSSVANPDVTQRDVYEIIRASHNYNSKSGITGGLVYLDGYFFQLLEGLPREVDASMQRIQRDWRHHDIVIRREQRVVSPVFADDWMALRCEMHIPSKVFQEHRYEPGMPADQFSADDLFAFLVACFENELHPQMV comes from the coding sequence ATGCTGAAGCAAGTTTTATATTCCAGCGTTGCCAATCCGGATGTTACCCAGCGTGATGTCTACGAGATTATTCGCGCCTCCCACAATTACAACAGCAAATCGGGGATCACTGGGGGCTTGGTTTATCTGGATGGCTATTTCTTCCAATTGCTTGAAGGGCTTCCGCGTGAAGTGGATGCGAGCATGCAGCGCATTCAGCGGGATTGGCGGCATCACGACATCGTCATCCGCCGCGAACAACGGGTCGTCTCGCCCGTCTTCGCGGATGATTGGATGGCACTTCGCTGTGAAATGCATATTCCGTCCAAAGTGTTTCAAGAGCATCGCTACGAGCCTGGCATGCCGGCGGACCAGTTTTCAGCAGATGACCTCTTCGCTTTTCTGGTCGCTTGCTTTGAAAACGAGCTCCACCCGCAAATGGTGTGA
- a CDS encoding SecDF P1 head subdomain-containing protein, with protein MLCFNQQRIRYGALLTLLALAAVGCGKLPTPQPTPNPVPPGMRVEIYELDPTEGETSLTAVHPATGKPIFLKTPPLIGTSDVATVAEVEEEYPLHSESVAFQIDLNTAGAAKMSQATATPNGQELVLVLNGSPVAVAKVMAKIGTQMVITGGNDTGEFARQISALTSGK; from the coding sequence ATGCTGTGCTTTAATCAACAACGAATTCGTTACGGTGCTTTGCTGACGCTGCTTGCTCTGGCGGCGGTCGGATGCGGGAAACTTCCCACGCCCCAGCCCACCCCAAATCCGGTTCCGCCTGGGATGCGTGTCGAGATCTACGAACTTGATCCAACCGAAGGTGAAACCAGCCTCACTGCCGTGCATCCCGCTACCGGGAAGCCAATCTTCCTCAAAACGCCCCCGTTGATCGGGACGAGCGATGTTGCCACCGTGGCAGAAGTGGAGGAAGAGTATCCTCTCCACTCTGAGTCCGTCGCGTTTCAAATCGACCTGAACACGGCCGGCGCCGCCAAAATGTCGCAAGCCACCGCCACGCCCAACGGGCAGGAACTGGTCCTGGTACTCAACGGATCGCCAGTCGCCGTTGCCAAAGTGATGGCGAAAATTGGCACCCAAATGGTGATTACAGGCGGCAACGACACGGGTGAATTCGCACGCCAAATCAGCGCGTTGACGAGCGGGAAATAG
- a CDS encoding valine--tRNA ligase, with translation MVAFSAQDIPNRFDFSISPKIYEYWESKRFFHSEPDPSRKPFTIVIPPPNVTGALHLGHALNNTLQDVLIRYKRMKGFNTLWIPGTDHAGIATQAVVERRIFELEKKSRHDLGREELVRRIWDWKDQYEARILGQLKRLGSSCDWERTRFTLDERCARAVRRTFFDLFAKQWIYKGKRLVNWDTFLQTAVSDDEVFHETTDGSFWHFKYPVIDPKPGEPEFVTIATTRPETMLGDTAVAVHPDPEKALNAIEAELKEKLKEAPGKDKPAIQEQLDQIAERRTTMLPQLIQLRDMALAGRKLMLPLVDREIPLVADPWAKPELGSGCVKITPAHDPNDYEVGIRQNLPFINILNSDGTMNEVTGEYVGLSIPKARQAVVNDLDGLQLLEKIEDRKIELAYSDRSKTPIEPYLADQWFIKMDDLAQSAMDAVKDGRVKIFPQRYANGYVDWLSEKRDWPVSRQLWWGHQIPIWSQECAHKEDHDALIAKLDADPDIQSHKVNYQIERDVELEAAEKTGTIQGAARAAMPYSQVHVCIADEDDKLAAKYETLGFVREQDVLDTWFSSALWPHSTLGWPEHTPELEYYYPTSTLITSRDIITLWVARMVLAGLNNMGEIPFREVFIHPTILDGLGERMSKSKGNGVDPLDVIDRFGADSLRFGLAYLTTETQDVRMPVQFECPHCNALIDQTKKNRQQPRIECKKCGEAFSTQWAESEEDKALPRGSVVSERFELGRNFCNKLWNAARFTMMNLEGYTPGTVSLDELQLEDRWILSRLHTVTKEVERCYESYGYADAARATYDFAWDEFCNFYVEILKERFQDEKQRPTAQRVITYVLDSMLRLLHPIIPFITEEIWQTLGKIAPQRGLEQVSEATESIMESSWPEIDGKWEDSTIETQFSVFQETLGSLREIRSRQNIGPKDTMEFVIRCDDAKAKLLGTMSPYFLSMNNARSRGLGKAVEVPETNATITAGDMEIFVDLKDFIDVEAEIQRNEKLETKLAQLVTSKEKKLSNDSFVSRAPADIVAKERESLEQARQELERVINALARLRESAAK, from the coding sequence CTGGTGGCGTTTTCCGCTCAGGACATTCCGAATCGTTTTGACTTTTCCATCTCGCCCAAAATCTACGAATATTGGGAATCAAAGCGTTTCTTCCATAGCGAACCAGATCCTAGTCGCAAGCCGTTTACGATTGTGATTCCCCCTCCTAACGTGACCGGGGCGCTGCATCTGGGGCACGCACTGAACAATACGCTGCAAGACGTGTTGATCCGTTACAAGCGAATGAAGGGGTTCAATACGCTTTGGATTCCCGGCACCGATCATGCCGGGATCGCCACCCAGGCCGTGGTTGAACGTCGCATCTTCGAGCTAGAAAAAAAGAGCCGCCACGATCTGGGACGCGAAGAGCTTGTGCGTCGAATTTGGGACTGGAAAGACCAGTACGAAGCCCGGATTCTCGGCCAGCTCAAACGCCTGGGAAGTAGCTGCGACTGGGAACGGACGCGTTTTACGCTCGACGAACGTTGTGCCCGTGCCGTGCGACGAACGTTCTTCGATCTTTTCGCGAAGCAGTGGATTTACAAAGGGAAACGTCTGGTCAACTGGGATACGTTCCTGCAAACCGCAGTGAGCGATGACGAGGTGTTTCATGAGACGACCGATGGTAGTTTCTGGCACTTCAAGTATCCGGTGATCGATCCGAAGCCAGGCGAGCCAGAGTTCGTCACGATCGCCACGACTCGTCCCGAAACGATGCTGGGTGATACCGCTGTGGCCGTGCATCCCGATCCAGAAAAGGCCTTGAACGCTATCGAGGCCGAGCTAAAAGAGAAGTTGAAGGAAGCACCGGGCAAAGATAAGCCTGCCATTCAAGAGCAGCTCGATCAGATCGCCGAGCGACGAACGACGATGTTGCCGCAGTTGATTCAGCTACGCGATATGGCACTCGCTGGTCGCAAGTTGATGCTGCCGCTGGTCGATCGTGAAATTCCGTTGGTGGCCGATCCATGGGCTAAGCCTGAACTCGGTTCCGGCTGCGTGAAGATCACCCCGGCGCACGATCCCAACGACTACGAAGTCGGCATTCGGCAGAACTTGCCCTTCATCAACATCTTGAACTCGGACGGCACCATGAACGAGGTGACCGGCGAGTATGTGGGCCTCTCGATTCCTAAGGCACGTCAGGCCGTGGTGAATGATCTCGATGGTCTGCAACTGTTGGAAAAAATAGAAGATCGCAAGATTGAACTGGCCTACTCCGATCGTAGCAAGACCCCCATCGAGCCCTATTTGGCCGACCAGTGGTTCATCAAAATGGATGACCTGGCCCAAAGCGCGATGGATGCGGTCAAAGATGGTCGCGTGAAGATCTTCCCGCAGCGCTACGCCAACGGTTACGTCGACTGGTTAAGCGAGAAGCGCGATTGGCCCGTCAGCCGCCAGTTGTGGTGGGGGCACCAGATTCCGATTTGGTCGCAGGAGTGTGCCCACAAGGAGGATCACGACGCCCTGATCGCCAAGCTGGATGCCGATCCCGATATTCAAAGCCACAAGGTCAACTACCAAATCGAACGCGATGTCGAGCTGGAAGCGGCCGAAAAAACCGGCACCATCCAAGGGGCGGCGCGGGCGGCTATGCCTTATAGCCAGGTGCATGTCTGTATCGCCGACGAAGACGACAAGTTAGCCGCCAAGTACGAAACGTTGGGCTTTGTTCGCGAACAAGACGTGCTCGATACCTGGTTCAGTTCCGCTTTGTGGCCGCATTCGACTTTGGGGTGGCCAGAACACACGCCAGAGCTCGAATACTACTATCCTACTAGCACGCTAATCACCAGCCGCGACATTATCACGCTGTGGGTGGCCCGCATGGTGTTGGCTGGCTTAAACAACATGGGAGAAATCCCGTTCCGCGAAGTGTTCATCCACCCGACCATTCTCGATGGTCTGGGCGAACGAATGAGCAAATCGAAGGGGAACGGGGTCGATCCGCTGGACGTGATCGACCGTTTCGGCGCCGACTCGCTCCGGTTCGGTTTGGCTTACCTGACCACCGAAACGCAAGACGTGCGAATGCCGGTGCAGTTCGAGTGCCCACACTGCAACGCATTAATCGATCAAACCAAGAAGAATCGCCAACAGCCGCGCATCGAGTGCAAGAAATGCGGTGAAGCGTTCAGCACCCAGTGGGCCGAGAGCGAGGAAGATAAAGCCCTGCCACGTGGTTCAGTGGTGAGCGAACGCTTTGAACTGGGACGCAACTTCTGCAACAAGCTGTGGAATGCGGCTCGCTTCACGATGATGAACCTGGAAGGCTACACGCCAGGTACCGTCTCGTTAGACGAACTGCAACTTGAGGATCGTTGGATTCTGTCGCGGCTGCATACCGTGACCAAGGAAGTCGAACGCTGTTACGAAAGTTACGGCTACGCCGACGCGGCGCGAGCCACCTACGATTTTGCCTGGGACGAGTTCTGCAACTTTTACGTGGAAATCTTGAAAGAACGTTTCCAAGACGAGAAGCAGCGGCCTACGGCGCAGCGGGTTATCACCTACGTGCTCGACAGTATGCTACGGCTGTTGCATCCGATCATTCCGTTTATCACCGAAGAGATTTGGCAGACACTCGGCAAGATCGCTCCGCAGCGCGGTTTGGAGCAAGTGAGCGAAGCGACGGAGAGCATCATGGAAAGCTCTTGGCCGGAGATCGACGGCAAGTGGGAAGACAGCACGATTGAAACCCAGTTTTCTGTCTTCCAAGAAACATTGGGTAGTCTCCGTGAGATTCGCAGCCGACAGAACATCGGCCCGAAAGACACCATGGAGTTCGTCATTCGCTGCGACGACGCCAAGGCTAAGCTGCTCGGGACGATGTCTCCTTACTTCCTATCGATGAACAACGCTCGCAGTCGCGGCTTGGGGAAAGCGGTTGAGGTCCCTGAAACCAACGCCACGATCACTGCCGGCGATATGGAGATTTTTGTCGATCTGAAAGACTTTATCGATGTCGAGGCTGAAATTCAGCGGAACGAAAAGCTAGAGACCAAGCTTGCCCAGTTGGTGACCAGCAAAGAAAAGAAACTGAGCAACGATAGCTTTGTGAGCCGTGCTCCGGCGGATATCGTCGCGAAAGAACGCGAGAGCCTAGAGCAAGCTCGGCAAGAGCTAGAGCGGGTAATCAATGCCCTGGCCCGTTTACGGGAATCGGCGGCAAAGTAA
- the truB gene encoding tRNA pseudouridine(55) synthase TruB, giving the protein MHGILNLNKPAGMTSRDVVNIVQRLIRPEKTGHAGTLDPLATGVLVCPVGHGTKLIEYVQQLPKTYVGTFQFGKQSDTEDIEGNVQTLSDPPQPTQAEIEAALPTFLGRISQVPPAFSALKVAGKRAYDLARQGKTVELAAREIEVYSLTLLDYTYPELKLEIVCGSGTYVRSLGRDLARSLGTAAVMSALERTAIGGFRVENALNPTTDFDRETIERAMLPTVEAVQALPQVTIGQEGILRLSQGKLISVEIEQSGSSSGPSEVAVVDAAGNLIAVVQPGKEGGWRSVKNFANDYL; this is encoded by the coding sequence ATGCACGGAATTCTAAACCTCAACAAGCCTGCCGGGATGACTTCGCGCGATGTGGTCAATATTGTCCAGCGGTTGATTCGCCCTGAAAAAACAGGGCACGCTGGGACCCTCGATCCGTTGGCAACCGGGGTGCTGGTATGCCCCGTGGGGCATGGAACGAAGCTGATTGAGTACGTTCAGCAGTTGCCTAAGACCTATGTCGGGACGTTTCAGTTCGGAAAGCAGAGCGATACCGAAGACATCGAAGGTAACGTGCAAACGCTCAGCGATCCACCGCAGCCAACCCAGGCCGAAATCGAAGCAGCGCTGCCCACGTTTCTGGGGCGTATCTCGCAAGTTCCGCCTGCCTTCTCGGCTTTGAAAGTGGCTGGTAAACGGGCCTACGATTTGGCTCGGCAAGGGAAAACGGTTGAACTCGCCGCGCGGGAAATCGAAGTCTATTCGCTGACCCTCTTGGATTACACATATCCAGAGCTGAAGCTCGAGATCGTCTGTGGGAGCGGAACTTACGTCCGTTCGCTCGGGCGTGACCTGGCCCGGAGCCTGGGAACGGCAGCCGTCATGTCGGCGCTCGAGAGAACGGCGATTGGGGGCTTTCGTGTCGAGAACGCGTTGAACCCAACGACCGATTTCGACCGCGAGACGATTGAGCGTGCCATGTTACCCACGGTTGAAGCGGTGCAGGCGTTGCCTCAGGTTACCATTGGACAGGAAGGCATCCTCCGGCTGTCGCAAGGGAAGTTGATCTCGGTTGAGATCGAGCAGTCAGGTTCGTCCAGCGGCCCCAGTGAAGTGGCGGTGGTCGATGCGGCAGGCAACTTGATTGCGGTCGTTCAGCCAGGCAAAGAGGGGGGCTGGCGATCGGTGAAGAACTTTGCCAACGACTACTTGTAA